The following are encoded together in the Oceanobacillus zhaokaii genome:
- a CDS encoding ribbon-helix-helix domain-containing protein, giving the protein MSKLKNRTRISNAVDKDLWNKMQELSKTTQVPISKLLDNAIKLLLESYKEKKGKK; this is encoded by the coding sequence ATGAGCAAGCTGAAGAACAGAACGCGTATATCTAACGCGGTCGACAAGGATCTGTGGAATAAAATGCAAGAACTTTCAAAGACAACTCAGGTTCCAATTAGTAAGTTACTAGATAATGCGATTAAATTATTGCTTGAATCATATAAAGAGAAAAAAGGTAAAAAGTAG
- a CDS encoding homoserine dehydrogenase → MGNNVSIGLLGLGVVGSGVIKLVEEHQEKLVHQLGCDVQVKSVLVRDLDKTRGVAIDRTFLTTNPDDVLNDPEIDIVVEVMGGIDLAREYILKAFAAKKHVVTANKDLVALHGIELQEVASKNKCDFYYEASVAGGIPILRGIVDGLASDRIQQVMGIVNGTTNYILTKMNTEGLSYETALKQAQELGFAEADPTADVEGLDAARKMAILGRLSFSTDVDLEDVEVSGITNIEIEDLEYGKQLGYTMKLIGFANFDNHQLEINVQPTLLSNNHPLSDVKNEYNAVYVYGKAVGETMFYGPGAGSLPTATAIMSDVIAAIKNMRLGVTGNQFVESHFKKVLKTPDQRYGQYYVRLHAKDEVGVFSSISTLFNDLNISFKRILQNPNKKAETAEIVVVTHQTSLENFQKALENLNELQAVLEVNSYYKVEGDVAK, encoded by the coding sequence GTGGGAAACAATGTATCTATCGGTCTATTAGGATTAGGTGTAGTTGGTTCTGGCGTTATAAAGCTAGTTGAAGAACATCAAGAGAAACTCGTCCATCAACTCGGATGTGACGTTCAAGTAAAAAGTGTATTGGTTCGCGACTTGGATAAAACGCGTGGAGTTGCGATTGATCGAACGTTCCTCACCACTAACCCCGATGATGTTTTAAATGATCCGGAAATTGATATTGTTGTAGAAGTTATGGGTGGTATTGATCTCGCCCGCGAATATATTTTGAAGGCTTTTGCTGCCAAGAAACATGTTGTAACAGCTAATAAGGATCTCGTTGCCTTGCACGGTATAGAACTTCAAGAGGTTGCGAGCAAGAATAAGTGCGATTTCTATTATGAAGCTAGTGTTGCAGGTGGTATTCCCATATTGAGAGGAATAGTCGATGGACTCGCATCAGACCGAATTCAGCAAGTTATGGGGATTGTTAATGGTACTACCAACTATATTTTAACAAAAATGAATACTGAGGGACTAAGCTACGAAACAGCCCTAAAGCAAGCACAGGAACTAGGGTTTGCAGAAGCAGATCCAACAGCAGATGTCGAAGGACTCGACGCAGCTAGAAAAATGGCAATCTTAGGCCGCCTCTCCTTCTCAACCGATGTTGACTTAGAGGATGTTGAAGTAAGTGGTATTACGAATATTGAAATTGAGGATTTAGAGTATGGAAAACAGCTAGGATATACAATGAAACTGATTGGCTTCGCTAATTTCGATAACCATCAACTGGAAATCAACGTACAGCCAACCCTCCTTTCTAATAACCATCCATTATCTGATGTGAAGAATGAGTATAATGCAGTTTATGTATATGGTAAAGCAGTCGGTGAAACGATGTTCTATGGACCTGGTGCAGGAAGTCTGCCTACTGCGACCGCGATTATGTCTGATGTTATTGCCGCAATTAAAAATATGCGCCTAGGTGTTACTGGAAATCAGTTTGTGGAATCTCATTTCAAGAAAGTTTTAAAAACACCTGATCAGCGCTATGGACAGTACTATGTACGTCTGCATGCAAAAGATGAAGTGGGCGTGTTCTCAAGTATTTCTACCCTATTTAATGATCTTAATATTAGCTTTAAGCGAATCTTACAAAATCCAAATAAAAAGGCAGAAACAGCAGAGATTGTTGTTGTTACACACCAAACATCTCTTGAGAATTTCCAAAAGGCATTAGAAAACCTGAATGAATTACAAGCGGTACTCGAAGTAAACAGCTATTATAAGGTTGAAGGAGATGTGGCAAAATGA
- a CDS encoding winged helix-turn-helix transcriptional regulator, translated as MKVCPYIEASFQVLGKKWNGQIVHYLSLCNDEMAHFSDIKRDLTGITSRALSLKLSELAEDGIVDKVVESGTPVTITYVLTKKGSDLAQSLKPIQEWAKQNMNVVLSHETEAKEID; from the coding sequence ATGAAAGTTTGTCCTTATATTGAAGCATCGTTCCAGGTTCTAGGAAAAAAATGGAATGGGCAAATCGTCCACTACTTATCATTATGTAATGATGAAATGGCACATTTCTCAGATATTAAACGAGATTTGACAGGAATTACTTCCAGAGCATTATCACTGAAACTTTCTGAGCTTGCAGAAGATGGAATAGTCGATAAAGTAGTGGAAAGCGGTACACCCGTTACAATTACGTATGTACTGACGAAAAAAGGAAGCGATCTTGCCCAAAGCTTGAAACCAATTCAGGAGTGGGCAAAGCAAAATATGAATGTTGTATTATCACATGAAACGGAGGCTAAAGAAATTGACTAA
- the thrC gene encoding threonine synthase, with product MKWQGLLNNYKEYLPVTDETPALTLNEGNTPLIYFPNLSKDLGIELYGKVEGANPTGSFKDRGMVVAVAKAIEDGSKSVICASTGNTSAAAAAYAAKAGIRAIIVIPKGKVALGKLAQAVMYGAEIIEIDGNFDDALTMVRKLSETTPVTLVNSVNPYRLEGQKTAAFEICDFLGEAPDILAIPVGNAGNISAYWKGFKEYNEHKQTGLPKMFGFEAEGAAAITQGEPIANPETVATAIRIGNPASWELAVNAKEESGGRIGSVTDDEIINAFKLLPSKEGIFAEPGSCASIAGVIQQVANGAIKKGSKVVAVLTGNGLKDPQTAMEQIKVDPITLPNDEAAITEYIQNLVKQ from the coding sequence ATGAAGTGGCAAGGATTACTAAACAATTATAAAGAATATCTTCCCGTTACAGATGAAACACCCGCACTTACACTTAATGAGGGAAATACACCATTAATCTACTTCCCTAATCTTTCCAAGGATTTAGGTATTGAATTATACGGAAAGGTTGAAGGTGCTAATCCAACTGGTTCCTTCAAGGATAGAGGAATGGTTGTAGCTGTAGCAAAGGCGATTGAGGATGGCAGTAAGTCCGTAATTTGCGCATCAACAGGAAACACGTCAGCTGCTGCTGCAGCATATGCCGCCAAAGCAGGGATTAGAGCAATCATCGTTATTCCTAAAGGAAAAGTAGCACTCGGAAAACTTGCCCAAGCCGTCATGTATGGAGCAGAAATTATTGAAATTGATGGTAACTTCGACGATGCATTAACAATGGTTCGAAAACTAAGTGAAACAACACCTGTTACATTAGTAAACTCAGTTAATCCATATCGTTTAGAAGGCCAAAAGACAGCAGCATTTGAAATCTGTGACTTTTTAGGTGAAGCTCCAGATATCCTTGCGATTCCAGTCGGTAATGCAGGGAATATTAGTGCATACTGGAAAGGGTTTAAAGAATATAATGAGCATAAACAAACAGGTCTTCCAAAAATGTTCGGATTTGAAGCTGAAGGAGCTGCGGCAATTACTCAAGGAGAACCAATCGCAAATCCAGAGACCGTGGCAACTGCTATTCGAATCGGTAATCCAGCAAGCTGGGAGCTCGCTGTTAATGCCAAGGAAGAGTCTGGTGGAAGAATCGGCTCTGTTACAGATGATGAGATTATCAATGCGTTTAAATTATTACCGAGCAAAGAAGGAATTTTTGCGGAGCCAGGGTCTTGTGCATCGATTGCTGGTGTAATTCAACAAGTTGCAAATGGAGCAATTAAAAAAGGAAGCAAGGTCGTTGCTGTTCTTACAGGAAATGGTCTAAAGGATCCACAAACCGCAATGGAACAAATTAAAGTCGATCCAATCACCCTGCCAAATGATGAAGCAGCAATTACCGAATATATTCAAAACCTGGTGAAACAATGA
- the thrB gene encoding homoserine kinase: protein MRSFTIQVPASSANIGPGFDSLGLAVNLHLKLEVTEADKWEFEHRSPLLGPVTNYEEHFIYKIAKETAARHNKELRPCKVVETSDIPLARGLGSSSSAVLAGIEIANQIANLSLTAEEKLQYGTDIEGHPDNIAPALYGGLVIAAITDDQETHWVRLPEIRSDIVVHIPNVELKTEKARGVLPEDYSRGQATSASAVSNVFIAALLSDDYSLAGKMMEKDLFHEPYRADLIPNYHLIRNSAKEYGAYGTVISGAGPTMISFVPKGDGETIADQMRRILPDYEIKALQVDLTGLKVD, encoded by the coding sequence ATGAGGAGTTTCACCATTCAAGTACCAGCAAGCTCGGCAAATATCGGTCCTGGATTCGATTCCTTAGGACTTGCAGTAAATCTCCATCTAAAATTAGAAGTGACGGAAGCAGATAAATGGGAATTTGAGCACCGCTCACCTCTTTTAGGACCCGTTACAAATTACGAAGAACATTTTATCTACAAAATCGCGAAGGAAACAGCTGCAAGACACAATAAAGAACTCCGACCATGCAAGGTAGTCGAGACAAGTGATATTCCTTTAGCTCGCGGGCTCGGAAGTAGCTCTTCCGCTGTACTAGCGGGGATTGAAATAGCCAATCAAATCGCTAATTTATCACTGACAGCCGAAGAAAAGTTACAATATGGAACAGACATTGAAGGACATCCAGACAATATCGCACCAGCACTATATGGCGGTTTAGTGATCGCTGCAATTACAGACGATCAAGAAACCCACTGGGTGCGATTGCCTGAAATTAGATCTGATATCGTTGTACATATTCCAAACGTTGAATTAAAAACAGAGAAGGCGCGCGGTGTACTTCCCGAAGACTATTCGAGAGGACAAGCAACTAGCGCAAGCGCTGTTAGTAATGTTTTCATCGCAGCCCTGTTATCTGATGATTATTCTTTAGCTGGAAAAATGATGGAGAAGGATTTATTTCATGAGCCATATCGGGCAGACCTCATTCCTAATTACCATCTCATCCGAAATTCAGCAAAAGAGTATGGCGCATACGGGACGGTGATTAGTGGAGCAGGCCCAACAATGATCTCCTTCGTCCCTAAAGGGGATGGAGAAACCATCGCTGACCAGATGAGGAGAATACTTCCAGATTACGAAATAAAAGCTTTACAAGTTGATCTAACAGGATTAAAGGTTGATTGA
- a CDS encoding DsbA family protein gives MICDVETGVCGVAGSGEMELIDLTAPKKTIELYYVTDPICSHCWAIEPQFNRFLEQYGNYFNVHTVMGGLLEKWGDGFADVQNGIAGPSDVAGHWREVGDMTRMPIDGSLWYENPVTSSFTPSRVFKVVQKHNEKLASVFLRRAREAVFAFNQNISNAEVLIELVNDLGLDGSAIVNEAEQPAGQKLLNEDFQLAASLGARGFPTIIMVNEENKGVKIVGGRPFEYYVAGLKQVLGEDPKSKQQPALADYLAKEKLLFSKEIEVMYDLEQAAIKDYVEKELSTNDYEAKEVLGETYFVKN, from the coding sequence ATGATTTGTGATGTAGAAACTGGAGTATGTGGTGTTGCTGGCAGCGGAGAAATGGAGTTGATTGATTTGACTGCACCTAAGAAAACAATTGAGCTATATTATGTAACAGATCCGATTTGTTCACACTGCTGGGCAATTGAGCCGCAGTTTAATAGATTCTTAGAACAATATGGTAACTATTTCAATGTCCATACTGTTATGGGTGGGCTGCTTGAAAAATGGGGCGATGGCTTTGCCGACGTGCAAAATGGAATAGCTGGTCCAAGTGATGTTGCCGGACACTGGAGAGAGGTTGGCGATATGACCCGTATGCCAATCGATGGTTCTTTATGGTATGAAAACCCTGTAACATCATCTTTCACACCTTCACGTGTATTTAAGGTTGTCCAAAAGCATAATGAGAAGCTTGCTAGTGTCTTCCTGCGTCGTGCAAGAGAAGCTGTCTTCGCTTTCAATCAAAACATTTCCAATGCAGAAGTTCTAATTGAACTTGTGAACGATCTTGGTCTAGACGGAAGTGCAATTGTGAATGAAGCAGAACAACCAGCTGGCCAAAAATTGCTAAACGAAGATTTTCAGCTTGCTGCAAGCTTAGGTGCAAGAGGATTTCCTACAATCATCATGGTGAACGAGGAAAATAAAGGAGTTAAAATCGTTGGCGGACGTCCATTTGAGTATTATGTTGCTGGACTTAAACAAGTACTTGGTGAGGATCCAAAATCGAAACAACAACCTGCTCTTGCAGATTACCTTGCAAAAGAAAAACTCCTATTCTCAAAAGAAATCGAAGTTATGTACGATTTAGAACAGGCAGCGATTAAAGATTATGTTGAAAAAGAGCTTTCAACGAATGATTATGAAGCGAAAGAAGTTCTAGGAGAAACATATTTCGTTAAAAACTAA
- a CDS encoding alanyl-tRNA editing protein: MTRKLYYESAYEKVWKATINDSIERDGKYFVILEETAFYPHGGGQPCDLGTIGGILVLDVFLEDGEVVHQVERLPETVRVTCELDWARRFDHMQHHSGQHLLSSVFRDLLQAQTVSFHLGTEDVTIDIGLSEFTNGQLKIVEQVVNKHIYLNLEISSYFVSNEQLMSIPVVKMPKVTENIRIVEIKGVEYNACGGTHVARTGQIGIIKLLKAEKLKNATRIHFKCGNRALADFHESLEILNTLSEKFNTGRKDILDRFDKWEQGYKQVQTELASIKEENEAYLAKELISSMEGKFLSHVFPDKSLKDMQRLAAKIVAEQAIIVLFASIAENKVLLYHSGSENLSCGNFFKEHLPAFNGEGGGNDQSAQAGFTSGEDAVRFYEFIRNEA; encoded by the coding sequence ATGACAAGAAAGCTATATTATGAATCTGCATATGAGAAAGTATGGAAAGCAACAATCAACGATTCAATAGAAAGAGATGGGAAATATTTCGTCATTCTCGAGGAAACTGCTTTCTATCCTCATGGTGGCGGACAGCCCTGTGACTTAGGCACTATCGGTGGAATCCTGGTTTTGGATGTTTTTTTAGAGGACGGTGAAGTTGTTCACCAGGTTGAACGGTTGCCTGAAACGGTTAGAGTGACCTGTGAGCTTGATTGGGCCAGACGATTTGATCATATGCAGCATCATAGTGGCCAGCATTTATTATCTTCTGTCTTTCGAGATCTGCTGCAAGCGCAAACGGTTAGTTTTCATCTTGGAACAGAGGATGTGACAATAGACATTGGTCTATCCGAGTTTACTAATGGACAGCTCAAGATAGTTGAGCAAGTAGTAAATAAACACATCTATCTGAACTTAGAAATTTCTAGTTATTTTGTAAGCAACGAACAACTTATGAGTATTCCAGTAGTTAAAATGCCAAAGGTAACAGAAAACATTCGCATCGTCGAAATCAAGGGTGTGGAATACAATGCATGCGGCGGTACACATGTGGCACGAACTGGGCAAATTGGCATCATTAAATTACTCAAAGCTGAGAAACTAAAAAATGCAACAAGAATTCATTTTAAATGCGGCAATCGTGCATTGGCTGATTTTCATGAAAGTCTTGAAATTCTCAATACCCTTTCAGAAAAGTTCAATACCGGTCGAAAAGATATTCTTGACCGTTTTGACAAATGGGAACAAGGATACAAGCAAGTTCAGACAGAGCTTGCTAGCATTAAAGAGGAGAATGAAGCTTATTTAGCTAAAGAGCTGATTTCAAGTATGGAAGGGAAATTTTTATCACATGTTTTTCCAGATAAATCACTGAAGGATATGCAGCGCTTGGCTGCAAAGATTGTCGCCGAGCAAGCGATTATCGTATTATTTGCCAGTATAGCTGAAAATAAAGTCCTGCTTTATCATAGTGGCTCCGAAAACCTCTCATGCGGGAATTTTTTCAAGGAGCATCTCCCAGCTTTTAATGGAGAAGGCGGAGGAAATGATCAATCAGCACAAGCAGGATTTACCTCCGGTGAGGATGCAGTACGATTCTATGAGTTTATTAGAAACGAAGCATAA
- the argF gene encoding ornithine carbamoyltransferase, translating to MMGNVKMGKQQLKGKDFLKLIDYTQDEINYLLELADELKTLQKGGKSTQPLKGKTLGMIFEKSSTRTRVSFETGIFQLGGHGIFLSTQDIQMGRGETIADTAQVLSGYLDGIMIRTFAQETVEELAAYASIPVINGLTDLYHPCQVLADLQTIKEVKGKLAGIKLVYIGDGNNMAHSLMIGAAKMGMDLTIVSPKNYQPLQEVTEQALQISSDHGAKITVTDEPQTACEDADVIYTDVWASMGQEQEQAERELAFKGYQVNEALLAVAKPDVTFMHCLPAHRGEEVSAAVIDGKHSVVFQQAENRLHAQKALMVALMGDAE from the coding sequence ATGATGGGGAATGTGAAGATGGGTAAGCAGCAATTAAAGGGAAAAGATTTTTTAAAGCTTATTGATTATACACAAGACGAAATCAATTATTTATTAGAATTGGCCGACGAACTGAAGACTTTACAAAAAGGGGGGAAATCCACCCAACCTTTAAAAGGAAAAACATTAGGGATGATTTTTGAAAAGTCATCAACAAGAACAAGGGTCTCCTTTGAAACGGGGATTTTTCAATTAGGTGGTCACGGAATCTTTCTCAGTACACAGGATATTCAAATGGGAAGAGGCGAGACGATTGCTGATACAGCACAAGTGTTATCTGGCTATTTAGATGGCATTATGATTCGTACCTTCGCCCAGGAAACAGTAGAAGAGTTAGCTGCATATGCAAGCATTCCTGTCATTAACGGGCTTACGGATTTATACCATCCTTGCCAAGTACTGGCAGACTTACAAACGATTAAGGAAGTAAAAGGAAAGCTTGCGGGTATCAAGCTTGTCTATATCGGTGATGGAAATAATATGGCACATTCACTCATGATTGGCGCGGCTAAAATGGGTATGGATCTTACCATTGTCTCTCCTAAGAACTATCAGCCACTTCAAGAAGTAACAGAACAAGCACTGCAAATTTCATCGGATCATGGTGCGAAAATAACGGTGACAGATGAACCACAGACAGCTTGTGAGGATGCAGATGTCATTTATACCGATGTATGGGCAAGTATGGGACAGGAGCAGGAACAAGCGGAAAGAGAGCTTGCATTCAAAGGATATCAGGTTAATGAGGCATTGCTAGCCGTGGCAAAACCTGATGTAACATTTATGCATTGTCTCCCAGCTCATCGTGGAGAAGAGGTAAGTGCTGCGGTAATTGATGGTAAACACTCTGTAGTCTTCCAGCAAGCAGAAAATCGTCTGCATGCACAGAAGGCATTGATGGTTGCGTTGATGGGGGATGCGGAGTAA
- a CDS encoding DUF4306 domain-containing protein has product MFIFWLQVGLAITIFLLSTLAALYEGSGIFYHIFEWEYSTPFSKLINGEVTNAGDIVVLDHFVFAAKYSPTFPIIMTLCGIYLLVLIGYFIFRKSRRFIRYTFILGILLFLLSSSLINAHTIGGKSFFFTFLVSGSMCLIIPLIIYIVLLFKNKTHKGLS; this is encoded by the coding sequence ATGTTTATTTTTTGGCTCCAGGTTGGGTTGGCTATAACTATTTTTCTGCTCTCTACATTAGCTGCTTTGTATGAAGGGAGCGGAATTTTCTATCATATATTTGAATGGGAGTATTCGACTCCTTTTTCCAAATTAATAAATGGAGAAGTAACTAATGCTGGTGACATAGTAGTTCTTGATCACTTTGTGTTTGCTGCTAAATATTCTCCAACTTTCCCTATAATTATGACATTATGTGGAATATATTTACTGGTTTTGATTGGTTATTTTATTTTTAGAAAATCAAGAAGATTTATTAGATATACTTTTATTTTAGGAATTCTATTGTTTCTTTTAAGTAGCTCCTTAATAAACGCTCATACAATTGGTGGGAAATCATTCTTTTTTACCTTCTTGGTAAGTGGTTCAATGTGTTTAATAATTCCATTGATTATATATATTGTTTTATTATTTAAGAACAAAACACACAAGGGGCTAAGTTGA
- a CDS encoding DNA-binding protein — protein MKLIKHNEESNLPEKLAKPAVRALESAGISRLEQVAKLRESELLKLHGMGPKAIEQLRIALDAKGLSFAEES, from the coding sequence ATGAAACTAATAAAGCATAACGAAGAAAGTAATCTACCCGAAAAGTTAGCAAAACCAGCTGTAAGAGCGCTTGAAAGTGCTGGGATTTCACGACTGGAGCAAGTTGCAAAGCTCCGCGAATCAGAGTTATTGAAGTTACATGGGATGGGGCCAAAAGCAATAGAGCAACTTCGGATTGCCTTAGATGCAAAGGGGCTATCATTTGCTGAAGAATCTTGA
- a CDS encoding FAD-dependent oxidoreductase has translation MKHYDAIIIGFGKAGKTLANTLAKQGKQVAMIEKSSEMYGGTCINIACIPTKSLVYQSNEKKYSEAPKEDFYRNSIEEKDDLTSLLRDKNFHMLADQDSVMVYTAKASFLDDHTVQLTSETETLELTAEKFFINTGSLPVIPPIDGIKESNFVYTSTTLQQLDTLPEKLVIIGGGYIGLEFASIYANFGSEVTVLDNSSTFLPREDRDIAEEVKKVLEAKDINFILDSNATSIIDQDDTVTVKYEQGDNKIDIAASALLIATGRKPNTDGLGLENTTVEVDDKGTIIVDDYLKTTAANIWALGDVKGGPQFTYTSLDDFRIIRDQFVGERKYSLKDRQNIPDSVFIDPVLSHVGINEDTAKEKEIPYKAATMKAGEVPRTRIIKQTDGLLKALINPDTKEILGCTLFCAESSEMINIVRLTMEAKLPYTTLRDHIFTHPSMSEALNDLFSKFD, from the coding sequence ATGAAACATTATGATGCTATTATTATTGGTTTTGGAAAAGCTGGAAAGACATTAGCTAACACACTTGCAAAGCAAGGAAAACAAGTGGCTATGATTGAAAAGTCATCCGAGATGTACGGTGGAACCTGTATTAATATTGCTTGTATTCCAACAAAATCACTCGTATATCAATCAAATGAGAAGAAATATTCCGAAGCACCGAAAGAAGATTTTTATCGAAACTCGATTGAAGAAAAAGATGACCTAACTTCCCTTTTACGCGATAAAAATTTCCATATGTTAGCGGATCAAGATAGTGTAATGGTCTATACTGCTAAAGCAAGCTTTCTCGATGATCATACGGTTCAACTAACCTCTGAAACTGAAACATTAGAATTAACAGCGGAGAAATTCTTTATTAATACTGGTTCCCTACCTGTAATTCCACCAATTGATGGAATAAAGGAGAGTAACTTTGTTTATACATCAACAACACTACAACAATTAGATACACTTCCCGAGAAGCTCGTTATTATCGGTGGCGGCTATATAGGTTTAGAATTTGCCTCTATATATGCAAACTTCGGCTCAGAGGTCACTGTCCTTGATAACAGTTCTACCTTCTTACCAAGAGAGGATCGCGATATAGCAGAAGAAGTAAAAAAAGTATTAGAGGCAAAAGATATTAATTTCATATTAGATAGTAATGCAACATCTATCATAGACCAAGATGACACTGTTACAGTCAAATATGAACAGGGAGACAACAAGATAGATATAGCTGCTTCCGCCCTTTTAATTGCGACTGGAAGAAAACCAAATACAGATGGACTCGGCCTTGAGAACACCACCGTCGAAGTCGATGATAAAGGCACTATTATTGTCGATGATTACTTAAAAACAACTGCTGCAAATATTTGGGCATTAGGTGATGTAAAAGGTGGTCCACAATTTACTTATACTTCTTTAGATGATTTCCGAATTATTCGTGACCAATTCGTTGGCGAAAGAAAATATTCGCTGAAAGACCGCCAGAACATACCCGATTCCGTATTTATTGATCCTGTATTATCCCATGTTGGAATAAATGAGGATACTGCGAAGGAAAAAGAAATCCCCTACAAAGCTGCTACAATGAAAGCTGGTGAGGTTCCTCGGACACGGATAATCAAACAAACTGATGGACTATTAAAAGCATTAATTAATCCGGATACAAAGGAAATTTTAGGCTGTACCCTATTCTGTGCTGAGTCCAGCGAAATGATTAATATTGTCAGACTGACTATGGAAGCGAAACTGCCTTACACAACTTTACGCGACCATATATTCACGCATCCATCGATGAGTGAAGCATTGAATGATTTATTCAGCAAATTTGATTAA
- a CDS encoding PadR family transcriptional regulator: protein MSTSSQMLKGLLDGSLLALIAKGETYGYEIIEKLQKHEFAVVSEGSIYPVLMRLQKHNLVATELRKSPNGPKRKYYTITAEGEKELQLFKEQWRQLSFGMNSILGEGDEQNAKSEI, encoded by the coding sequence TTGTCTACATCTAGTCAAATGCTTAAAGGGTTGCTTGATGGGAGTTTACTTGCACTAATTGCGAAGGGGGAAACCTATGGATATGAAATCATCGAAAAGCTGCAGAAGCATGAATTCGCTGTAGTGAGTGAGGGCAGTATTTATCCAGTACTAATGCGTTTGCAGAAACACAATCTTGTGGCAACAGAGCTTAGAAAATCTCCAAACGGACCGAAAAGGAAATATTACACAATCACTGCAGAGGGGGAAAAGGAGCTCCAGCTTTTCAAGGAACAATGGCGGCAATTATCTTTCGGAATGAATTCTATATTGGGTGAAGGAGATGAACAAAATGCTAAATCAGAAATCTGA
- a CDS encoding MATE family efflux transporter — protein MKKQHDFTQGNILKQLIAFSGPIMLTNLLQISYQFVDSLWVGNLLGANALGAVSLSGTIIFTVLSFVIGLNNAALTILSQQKGKNNEDGLKRYLNAFVVMMTIIAAVLGLIGYIFAENFLAILGTPESMMTDAIAYLRINFLGILFLFGYNFISTVLRSLGDSRTPLRFVIVAVLLNIVLDPLFISGFNWGVDGAAYATILSQAVAFIYGMIYMLSKKLAPFSVPKLPSWSEVGLILNLGIPSGLQMAVISAGSAAIMTVVTTFGGGVVAGFSAAQRLDSLVMLPAHALSTAVSSMAGQNIGVRNWNRVSQIAKYGVLYNFLVMVVIGILIIFFAEFGMMLFIQEEEAVTFGTRYLQIIALCYPFLGINFILNGIVRAAGAMYQVLVLNIISFWILRYPLSALFSYLFGDIGIAVGMGTSFLVSSIIAFLYFRFGKWRRKELFT, from the coding sequence ATGAAAAAGCAACATGATTTCACACAAGGAAATATCTTGAAGCAATTAATTGCTTTTTCTGGCCCAATTATGCTGACGAATCTACTGCAGATTTCGTACCAATTTGTGGATAGTTTGTGGGTTGGTAATTTACTCGGTGCGAATGCACTAGGTGCAGTTTCTCTGTCAGGAACTATTATTTTTACTGTACTATCATTTGTTATCGGTCTAAATAATGCAGCATTAACCATTCTATCCCAGCAAAAAGGAAAAAACAATGAAGATGGTTTAAAACGTTATTTAAATGCCTTCGTAGTCATGATGACAATCATTGCAGCGGTATTAGGATTAATTGGTTACATTTTTGCTGAAAATTTTTTAGCAATTCTTGGAACACCTGAAAGTATGATGACAGATGCAATCGCCTATTTACGAATTAATTTTTTGGGGATTCTCTTCTTATTTGGCTATAACTTTATTAGTACAGTGCTGCGTTCACTTGGTGATAGCAGGACACCATTACGATTTGTCATAGTTGCAGTTTTATTGAATATTGTACTAGATCCTCTCTTTATCTCCGGATTTAATTGGGGTGTTGATGGTGCTGCGTATGCAACTATTCTATCGCAGGCAGTCGCATTCATATATGGAATGATTTATATGTTATCTAAAAAGCTCGCACCATTTAGTGTGCCAAAGCTACCTTCTTGGAGTGAGGTAGGATTGATTCTTAACCTGGGCATTCCATCTGGATTACAAATGGCAGTTATATCCGCTGGTTCTGCAGCAATTATGACTGTTGTTACAACATTTGGTGGCGGCGTTGTTGCTGGCTTTAGTGCAGCACAAAGGCTTGATAGTCTAGTAATGCTCCCGGCGCACGCACTCAGTACGGCAGTAAGTAGTATGGCTGGACAGAATATCGGTGTACGCAACTGGAATCGGGTCAGCCAAATCGCGAAATACGGAGTGCTATACAACTTCCTCGTAATGGTAGTAATCGGGATTCTCATTATTTTCTTTGCCGAGTTTGGCATGATGCTATTCATTCAGGAAGAAGAAGCGGTGACGTTTGGTACAAGATATTTACAAATTATCGCACTATGCTATCCATTTTTAGGAATTAATTTTATTTTAAATGGAATTGTACGAGCAGCGGGCGCAATGTATCAAGTACTCGTATTAAATATTATTTCCTTCTGGATTTTACGTTACCCATTATCAGCGTTATTCTCCTATTTATTTGGAGATATTGGAATTGCAGTTGGCATGGGGACAAGTTTCCTTGTTAGTAGTATTATTGCATTTCTATACTTCCGATTTGGTAAATGGCGAAGAAAAGAGTTGTTTACTTAA